The genome window ACACGATCAGCGCCCCTCCCGCCGCAGCCCCCAGGACGACCACCGCCAGGGAGATGTTTTTGAACTCCCACACGAGGAACCTGATATTGACCACGGCAGCGTTTTGCACGGCAAAGACGGCGACCAGGAGGGCGAAGATGAGTCCGATTAGTATGTAAAACTGCACACCCCACACCTCCTTCGAAAATAGTTCTTCTTTCGGTGGGCGCGACGATAAGCAACGCATTGCTGCGTCAACCGGGCGGAGCCGAATCCTCACGTACGCACCCAGTACGCTCCGGTTCGTCTCCGCCGGTCTTCCTTGCACTGCATCGCTCCTCGCCGCGTTCCGCCTTTGTTTACGGTACTGCTTCTAAGTGACCAGCTTAAGGGTCCTCATTTTCATTCCGACGTGGTGCCGCCTAAGGCGGCATGGGGCACTCCCTTAAAAATAGTTCTTCTTTCGTAGGTCGTTGCGATGAGCTTCGCATTACTTCGTCAGTCTCACCGCCCGGGTCCTCACGTATTTCCGTATACGCTCCGGCCCGTCCGGCTGCGCCTTCCTTGTACTGCTCGCTCCTCGTCACGTTCCGTCTATGTTACTCTTCTGCATCTGAGTAACCAGCTTACGAGTCGCCCCGTTTAATTCTTCGTTGCGCAACGCATATGGGCTAACTCGTAGAGGGTCTAATTCGCCCCCTTGCACTCTTTTTCCTTCCGGAAGACGGGAGGTAAATCGGACAACTTCTGCGCGGCGCGGCAAAGTGCTATAATTTAGAGACATATAGAAAGTAGTCAGTAGTCGGATAGATGGGGAAACGTCCGTGGCTTCCACCGACACAATGAGCGCCGCGTTCAAATACATTATCCAGAGCCTGTACCCTTAGCTTTGAGATTTTGAAATGCAGAAAGGATAGTAATCATGGATTCTCGACTTTCGACTCGCAACTCGCGACCCGAGACTGTCTTTAAAGTCGCCGCCTGCCAGTTAAAGGTCGCCCCGGCAAAAGCGGACAACCTTAACCGAGCGAGGGATTTCATCCGCCGCGCCGCGCAGACCGGCGCCCGGCTCGTGGCCCTGCCGGAGATGTTCG of Bacillota bacterium contains these proteins:
- a CDS encoding LapA family protein, with the protein product MQFYILIGLIFALLVAVFAVQNAAVVNIRFLVWEFKNISLAVVVLGAAAGGALIVFILSLGREVKHALRARELSSQNIRLSHRLSRAEAEREKNSSPGREVN